The Streptomyces laurentii genome contains a region encoding:
- a CDS encoding hypothetical protein (identified by MetaGeneAnnotator; putative;~sequence version:1), with protein sequence MASRPGDWSALGRGSDPTPGDPATLTAIADAMRDLADSAGVVNNGLRELQNTAGDGQRFIGKTADALRDVVDEHLHRFVGRVEESFRIAEGALRTYATAVTNAQAEADQALSTAQGLSEDDPARETMKERAESAASDVSTAAKNLRDALHHAGTLMVQPVSDCDLFWEVFQWLTIIISVIAVFTGGILGILAWGMNAALLIKTIVDFSQGKASGLELGLAFLGVLFPSTKGINVGALLRGLGNTLKGGASGLAGSLRGLTFQAGNIARLTGLPHFVVLPMIVGAKIGASFHFDLAAIGRGIVAVGQGGWKGLVVTVRGDWKAATAGASGAWGRIGAYTVVNLQRLGRFTVAALVPLNFAEMSVLGIGGAARLAFGERVLGIAQPDLHALLLNAGRVDAAVRGGSPLAHIPPGALVPVPPLAPPGVRFGANGLFGVPSPGALFRPGAGAGFTVTADLVHLSLTKLPTVDLGSLGFGGLNGLRGLPGLGAHTGPGTVVPHGLGAAPVVGAVPTPGTGIHLPGGLTAPTPGTALQLPPVPHGMTTTPSGLSVPGGLSGGAHLVAQADLAGGQVRLDGNLLVNGNTAIDLLRDAHTPAPLAHTAPQTTVGVHPGAAGVSSVPVAGVGDGVSMARGAVGYAEDLDGLTFGELHALSLGDVSVTGIRADGISLRIGDAPVRTIDAHAIAATAPVGAAPVSHVPGTGAAQGLPGAVAGAGAATHVGGGAVRAAGADAAHLVPGPVVRAPDASAAHPVPGPATGVPGSGAAHAAPATGTLPAPGTGAVHMPTPGTAPVPAPVRGSGPSVPSVNTAAKASGDGVPVPGRSTTPPPAPAAPALNPQELALSLLRGDGPAGPPPVATGVRGVRAESAGAVSARPALDTAGTAPRGAADAALDLVARPGRTGGPDLAAHVPAPAPHAPAPHPPAGDGAVPVPASAVPGPPPVRGGGGPASRIGGDGLSGPEPLPPTNRWGAQDAVITINRRFHAARQIVIGDTSGPLAAARLNGWASYEQAISRLGHAEKELQHFAPPGKPGAPSTVSPAHQKAWDAYARAEQVFDKAEDTLRGLGMDPAATLREIRSVFGRLMHERGPFALGGAPTPGRLAGHAPTPPPGAVEHSVDDLVNDITDDVMDLDLAAVPHGSTGHAPPAPRPGVADDAMDVDMDAGAGAHPPARSQDAVSAEGGGGAHPWTPPGHQGPRQPPHVLVNDAFRNGPPGRTSPPTGPLNEAQYLDFVRESVAESRPLGFVVNAIVHFDGLAGGGLQRFLNTVDAGLHGFDGRVAVVIGVNGPDAVRAALQTAMREAMEGARFSHPLALVHVPYNAKGNFKYGTVRNAVLDSAAGTHLARGMMENNLHPYFSIMDFDFHPHVVPDGRHVFQYFDETLRMPDEGAVRAAGGTPEPPLRPLMMAGGYRAPDLTSPGATARLVEEINAKIVKEFSDAPAKIKAKDAEGSGKAKEPAGGSKGPEAKGSKGKGTKGGGKGKEPEPKTPPVITPDELPGLLQRIEHDMNTRTRLARIHPQLPYAPEPNLFVDAAATLLSRPGTAPVRFGDGAGEFATLSERLNRLNAWELDRRLPRPHDTLDGSRDLLGRAADSLRPGGPPLPVHELPAARDAIRRLADFLDSPGSHTGFNTHALRSFAEHLGTPPTSKGKELADARNPQLLDDALAALDDRPAQRAVAAGNTALPERGAAFVNDVRGAAVPTDVVRLIADVKLKGKLAQDHAENIKNPIDRLVGASDTQSNAQTARKNINAADHRDEWTGRPDNPLGNGATGVRTGQDPLFPNTHAPRPARLTDPTPGAHDGPVAPPPTRDAGNVASGLDSRLGTDINTPGYAVSASVPGGDGLHAGITPDELRLSTRDMALANDRMTLLRHLRYLKAQHLAPGTQLPRPPGSLFDALGRPASAGEPPLDPQRLLNEVVDALDQRPSARTTTAKGMKDFAQKNFKPLLDRLGAEGIDVEDFFTRLSLGRVHPPSDTLQGFIASGERFAVDPGGFLVLERYAAALGRDIQVTGGDGVLHTVPATASGGRGANPLLLTWDHGRGWRVGDPAGPAHAGPGGSGPQGAAHAGTGAGDGTGLDAPRPAKRPRDADEADDADTSLPDPKRPRGSDEAGHSGTGSPPVPDERGTIPIEHQWRMAEAETEITRARGELEAAQHSLDLQTRDWRALNHRSASGAPELEQPIRRVQDAQDALEQAEDRLSELRAEFPRLSTEGLPADHINHRIDRLRPGGSLPPPAPPRPPRPPHGGTP encoded by the coding sequence CACGGCCATCGCGGACGCCATGCGGGACCTGGCGGACTCGGCCGGCGTCGTCAACAACGGCCTGCGCGAGCTGCAGAACACCGCCGGGGACGGGCAGCGGTTCATCGGCAAGACCGCCGACGCCCTGCGCGACGTGGTCGACGAGCACCTGCACCGGTTCGTCGGACGCGTCGAGGAGTCCTTCCGTATCGCCGAGGGCGCGCTGCGCACGTACGCCACCGCGGTGACGAACGCGCAGGCGGAGGCCGACCAGGCGCTGAGCACCGCCCAGGGCCTGTCCGAGGACGATCCCGCGCGCGAGACGATGAAGGAACGCGCCGAGAGCGCCGCCTCGGACGTGTCCACCGCCGCCAAGAACCTGCGCGACGCGCTGCACCACGCGGGCACCCTGATGGTGCAGCCGGTCAGCGACTGCGACCTGTTCTGGGAAGTCTTCCAGTGGCTCACGATCATCATCTCGGTGATCGCGGTGTTCACCGGCGGCATCCTCGGCATCCTCGCCTGGGGCATGAACGCCGCCCTGCTCATCAAGACCATCGTGGACTTCAGCCAGGGCAAGGCGAGTGGCCTCGAACTGGGCCTCGCCTTCCTCGGGGTGCTCTTCCCCAGCACCAAGGGCATCAACGTCGGCGCGCTCCTCAGGGGCCTGGGCAACACCCTCAAGGGGGGCGCCTCCGGTCTCGCCGGATCGCTGCGCGGACTGACCTTCCAGGCGGGCAACATCGCCCGGCTGACCGGCCTGCCGCACTTCGTGGTCCTTCCGATGATCGTGGGCGCGAAGATCGGCGCCTCCTTCCACTTCGACCTGGCCGCGATCGGCCGGGGCATCGTCGCCGTGGGGCAGGGCGGCTGGAAGGGCCTGGTGGTGACCGTCCGCGGCGACTGGAAGGCGGCCACCGCAGGCGCCTCCGGTGCCTGGGGCCGGATCGGCGCCTACACCGTGGTCAACCTGCAGCGGCTGGGCCGGTTCACGGTCGCCGCGCTGGTCCCGCTGAACTTCGCCGAGATGAGCGTGCTCGGCATCGGCGGCGCGGCGCGCCTGGCGTTCGGCGAGCGCGTCCTCGGCATCGCCCAGCCGGACCTGCACGCGCTGCTCCTCAACGCGGGCCGGGTGGACGCCGCGGTGCGCGGCGGCAGCCCCCTCGCGCACATCCCGCCGGGCGCGCTGGTGCCCGTACCGCCGCTGGCTCCGCCCGGGGTGCGGTTCGGCGCGAACGGCCTCTTCGGGGTCCCGTCGCCGGGCGCGCTGTTCCGGCCGGGGGCGGGCGCCGGGTTCACCGTCACGGCCGACCTCGTCCACCTGTCGCTGACGAAACTGCCCACGGTCGATCTCGGCTCGCTCGGCTTCGGCGGCCTCAACGGGCTGCGCGGACTGCCGGGCCTCGGCGCGCACACCGGACCGGGGACGGTGGTCCCGCACGGTCTCGGGGCCGCCCCGGTGGTCGGCGCGGTGCCGACGCCCGGGACCGGGATACACCTGCCGGGCGGGCTCACGGCGCCGACGCCCGGGACGGCGCTGCAACTGCCGCCCGTACCGCACGGGATGACCACCACGCCGAGCGGTCTCAGCGTCCCCGGCGGACTGTCCGGCGGCGCGCACCTGGTGGCCCAGGCCGACCTGGCAGGCGGTCAGGTCCGGCTGGACGGCAACCTGCTGGTGAACGGCAACACCGCCATCGACCTGCTGCGCGACGCCCACACCCCGGCGCCGCTCGCGCACACCGCCCCGCAGACCACGGTGGGCGTGCACCCGGGAGCGGCCGGGGTCTCCAGCGTGCCGGTGGCGGGTGTGGGCGACGGTGTGTCGATGGCGCGGGGCGCGGTCGGGTACGCCGAGGACCTGGACGGCCTCACCTTCGGCGAGCTGCACGCGCTGTCGCTGGGCGACGTGTCCGTCACCGGCATCCGGGCGGACGGCATCTCGCTGCGCATCGGCGACGCGCCGGTACGGACGATCGACGCGCACGCCATCGCCGCCACGGCCCCGGTCGGTGCCGCCCCGGTGAGCCACGTCCCCGGTACGGGCGCGGCGCAGGGGCTGCCGGGTGCGGTCGCGGGCGCCGGGGCGGCCACGCACGTGGGCGGCGGCGCCGTACGGGCGGCGGGCGCGGACGCGGCACACCTCGTACCGGGTCCGGTGGTCCGGGCGCCGGACGCGAGCGCGGCGCATCCCGTACCCGGTCCTGCGACCGGGGTCCCCGGCTCCGGCGCGGCCCACGCGGCCCCGGCCACCGGCACCCTCCCCGCCCCCGGGACGGGCGCGGTGCACATGCCCACCCCGGGTACGGCTCCGGTCCCTGCCCCGGTCCGCGGCTCCGGGCCCTCCGTGCCGTCCGTGAACACCGCGGCGAAGGCGTCCGGCGACGGCGTGCCCGTACCGGGGCGGAGCACCACCCCGCCGCCCGCGCCCGCCGCACCGGCCCTCAACCCGCAGGAGCTGGCCCTGAGTCTGCTGCGGGGCGACGGCCCGGCGGGTCCGCCGCCCGTCGCCACCGGCGTACGCGGCGTCCGCGCGGAGAGCGCCGGCGCGGTCTCCGCGCGCCCCGCGCTGGACACCGCCGGCACCGCGCCGCGCGGCGCGGCCGACGCCGCCCTCGACCTGGTGGCCCGTCCGGGCCGCACGGGCGGCCCGGACCTCGCCGCCCACGTTCCGGCCCCGGCCCCGCACGCACCCGCACCGCATCCCCCCGCCGGGGACGGCGCCGTGCCCGTGCCCGCCTCGGCCGTGCCCGGCCCGCCGCCGGTCCGCGGCGGCGGGGGCCCGGCCTCGCGCATCGGCGGTGACGGTCTGTCCGGCCCGGAGCCCCTGCCGCCGACCAACAGGTGGGGCGCCCAGGACGCGGTCATCACCATCAACCGCCGGTTCCACGCCGCCCGTCAGATCGTGATCGGCGACACCTCCGGCCCTCTGGCCGCCGCCCGCCTCAACGGCTGGGCGTCCTACGAACAGGCGATCAGCCGGCTCGGCCATGCCGAGAAGGAACTCCAGCACTTCGCGCCGCCGGGCAAGCCAGGAGCCCCCTCCACCGTCTCCCCCGCCCACCAGAAGGCCTGGGACGCGTACGCCCGCGCCGAGCAGGTCTTCGACAAGGCCGAGGACACGTTGCGCGGGCTCGGCATGGATCCGGCGGCCACCCTCCGTGAGATCCGGAGCGTCTTCGGTCGCCTCATGCACGAACGCGGCCCCTTCGCCCTCGGCGGCGCGCCCACCCCCGGCCGCCTCGCCGGACACGCTCCGACGCCGCCGCCGGGCGCGGTGGAGCATTCCGTGGACGACCTCGTGAACGACATCACGGACGACGTCATGGACCTGGACCTCGCCGCCGTACCGCACGGGAGCACGGGACACGCCCCTCCGGCGCCCCGGCCCGGCGTGGCCGACGACGCCATGGACGTGGACATGGACGCGGGCGCCGGTGCCCACCCGCCCGCGCGGTCGCAGGACGCGGTGTCCGCCGAAGGGGGCGGCGGTGCCCACCCGTGGACGCCGCCCGGCCACCAGGGCCCCCGGCAACCGCCGCACGTACTCGTCAACGATGCCTTCCGCAACGGCCCGCCCGGCCGGACCAGCCCGCCCACGGGCCCGCTGAACGAAGCGCAGTACCTGGACTTCGTCCGCGAAAGCGTGGCCGAATCCCGGCCCCTGGGGTTCGTCGTCAACGCGATCGTGCACTTCGACGGTCTGGCCGGCGGCGGTCTCCAGAGGTTCCTGAACACGGTCGACGCGGGCCTGCACGGCTTCGACGGGCGCGTGGCGGTCGTGATCGGCGTCAACGGGCCCGATGCCGTGAGGGCCGCCCTCCAGACCGCCATGCGCGAGGCGATGGAGGGCGCCAGGTTCTCCCACCCCTTGGCGCTGGTGCACGTGCCGTACAACGCCAAGGGCAACTTCAAGTACGGGACGGTCCGCAACGCCGTACTCGACAGCGCGGCCGGCACCCACCTGGCGCGCGGCATGATGGAGAACAACCTCCACCCCTACTTCTCCATCATGGACTTCGACTTCCATCCGCACGTGGTCCCCGACGGCCGGCACGTCTTCCAGTACTTCGACGAGACGCTGCGCATGCCCGACGAAGGCGCCGTGCGCGCGGCCGGCGGGACGCCGGAACCGCCGCTGCGCCCGCTGATGATGGCCGGCGGCTACCGCGCACCCGACCTCACCTCGCCGGGGGCGACCGCTCGCCTGGTGGAGGAGATCAACGCCAAGATCGTCAAGGAGTTCTCGGACGCCCCGGCGAAAATCAAGGCGAAGGACGCCGAGGGCAGCGGCAAGGCGAAGGAGCCCGCGGGAGGCAGCAAGGGACCGGAGGCCAAGGGCAGCAAGGGGAAGGGAACCAAGGGCGGCGGCAAGGGGAAGGAGCCCGAGCCGAAGACCCCGCCGGTCATCACGCCGGACGAACTGCCCGGTCTGCTCCAGCGCATCGAGCACGACATGAACACCCGCACGCGGCTCGCGCGCATCCACCCGCAACTGCCCTACGCTCCCGAGCCGAACCTCTTCGTGGACGCCGCCGCCACCCTGCTCTCCCGGCCGGGCACGGCGCCGGTCCGGTTCGGCGACGGCGCGGGCGAGTTCGCCACCCTCAGCGAGCGGCTCAACCGGCTCAACGCCTGGGAGCTGGACCGGCGGCTGCCGCGCCCCCACGACACGCTCGACGGGAGCCGGGACCTGCTGGGCCGGGCGGCCGACTCCCTGCGCCCGGGCGGACCCCCGCTCCCGGTGCACGAACTGCCGGCCGCCCGGGACGCGATCCGGCGACTGGCCGACTTCCTGGACAGCCCCGGTTCCCACACGGGCTTCAACACGCATGCTCTCCGCTCCTTCGCCGAGCACCTCGGTACGCCGCCGACGTCCAAGGGCAAGGAACTGGCCGACGCCAGGAACCCGCAGCTGCTGGACGACGCCCTCGCCGCACTGGACGACCGTCCCGCCCAGCGGGCCGTCGCCGCCGGCAACACCGCTCTGCCGGAGCGCGGGGCGGCTTTCGTCAACGACGTGCGGGGTGCCGCCGTGCCGACCGACGTGGTGCGGCTGATCGCGGACGTCAAGCTGAAGGGAAAGCTGGCCCAGGACCACGCCGAGAACATCAAGAACCCGATCGACCGGCTGGTCGGCGCGTCGGACACACAGTCCAACGCGCAAACGGCCCGGAAGAACATCAACGCGGCCGATCACCGGGACGAGTGGACGGGCCGCCCCGACAACCCGTTGGGCAACGGTGCCACCGGAGTCAGGACCGGCCAGGACCCGTTGTTCCCGAACACGCACGCCCCTCGGCCGGCCCGTCTCACCGACCCCACGCCCGGTGCCCACGACGGTCCGGTCGCGCCGCCGCCCACCCGCGACGCGGGCAACGTGGCGAGCGGTCTCGACTCCCGTCTGGGGACCGACATCAACACACCCGGCTACGCGGTCTCGGCGTCCGTGCCCGGCGGCGACGGACTGCACGCCGGAATCACCCCCGACGAACTCCGGCTCTCCACCCGCGACATGGCCCTGGCCAACGACCGTATGACGCTGCTGCGCCACCTGCGCTACCTGAAGGCACAGCACCTGGCCCCGGGAACACAGCTGCCGCGGCCACCCGGCTCGCTCTTCGACGCCCTGGGCCGCCCCGCCTCCGCGGGCGAACCGCCCCTCGATCCCCAGCGCCTGCTGAACGAGGTCGTGGACGCGCTCGACCAACGGCCCTCCGCCCGCACGACCACCGCGAAAGGCATGAAGGACTTCGCACAGAAGAACTTCAAGCCGTTGCTCGACCGCCTGGGCGCCGAGGGCATCGACGTCGAGGACTTCTTCACGCGCCTGTCCCTGGGCCGCGTCCACCCGCCCTCCGACACCCTCCAGGGGTTCATCGCGAGCGGGGAGCGGTTCGCCGTGGACCCGGGCGGCTTCCTCGTCCTGGAGCGGTACGCGGCGGCGCTGGGCCGGGACATCCAGGTCACCGGCGGCGACGGCGTCCTTCACACCGTACCGGCCACCGCGTCCGGGGGCCGCGGCGCGAACCCGCTCCTTCTCACCTGGGACCACGGCCGCGGCTGGCGGGTCGGCGACCCGGCCGGCCCGGCGCACGCCGGGCCCGGCGGGTCCGGACCCCAGGGGGCGGCGCATGCGGGTACGGGTGCGGGCGACGGAACCGGGCTCGATGCTCCCCGGCCCGCCAAGCGCCCCCGCGACGCCGACGAGGCCGACGACGCGGACACGTCCCTCCCGGACCCCAAGCGCCCCCGTGGCTCCGACGAGGCCGGTCACTCGGGCACAGGCTCCCCACCGGTACCGGACGAGCGCGGCACGATCCCGATCGAGCACCAATGGCGGATGGCGGAGGCCGAAACCGAGATCACGCGTGCGCGCGGTGAACTCGAGGCGGCACAGCACAGCCTGGACCTCCAGACGCGCGACTGGCGCGCCCTGAACCACCGGTCGGCCTCCGGCGCCCCGGAGCTCGAACAGCCGATCCGCCGGGTCCAGGACGCCCAGGACGCGCTGGAGCAGGCCGAGGACCGGCTGTCCGAACTCCGCGCCGAGTTCCCCCGCTTGAGCACGGAGGGCCTCCCCGCGGACCACATCAACCACCGGATCGACCGGCTGCGGCCGGGCGGCTCCCTTCCCCCGCCCGCCCCGCCGCGTCCGCCCCGCCCGCCCCACGGAGGAACCCCGTGA